From Lagenorhynchus albirostris chromosome 15, mLagAlb1.1, whole genome shotgun sequence, one genomic window encodes:
- the ATP5MF gene encoding ATP synthase subunit f, mitochondrial codes for MASIVPLKDKKLLEVKLGELPSWILMRDFTPKGIAGAFQRGYYRYYNKYINVKKGSIAGLSMVLAAYVLFNYCRSYKELKHERLRKYH; via the exons TACCACTGAAGGACAAGAAGCTCCTGGAAGTCAAACTAGGGGAGCTGCCAAGCTGGATACTGATGCGGGATTTCACCCCTAAAGGCATTGCTGGAGCGTTTCAAAGAG GTTACTACCGGTATTACAACAAGTACATCAACGTGAAGAAAGGGAGCATCGCTGGGCTTTCTATGGTGCTTGCAGCTTACGTGCTTTTCAACTACTGCCGTTCTTACAAGGAACTCA AACACGAGCGGCTACGCAAGTACCACTGA